A portion of the Faecalibacterium sp. I3-3-89 genome contains these proteins:
- the era gene encoding GTPase Era, with protein MKNETPIQSHYDTSSVFVAVIGRPNVGKSSLTNLLVGEKVAIVTSKPQTTRTRITGVITRGPLQYVLLDTPGVHKPHNKLGKRMDKTASDSIADVDVSMMLFEPYGALNESEMVLIEALKKGGPAIAVINKTDLVKDPADLEARKAELKALGVFDDVYTVSVRDNDRCEELFDALSRYAVEGPHYFDDDAYTDMPEKELVAEVIREKALLYMRDEIPHGIAVVVERFKERPGTDLVDIDVNIYCERESHKGMVIGKGGAMLKKIASAARTDCEEFLGCRVNLQCWVKVKADWRDNEFMLNNFGFKQQPNR; from the coding sequence TTGAAAAACGAAACACCGATCCAGAGCCATTATGATACATCCTCTGTGTTCGTGGCGGTCATTGGCCGCCCGAACGTGGGCAAATCCAGCCTGACGAACCTGCTGGTGGGGGAAAAGGTGGCCATCGTCACCTCGAAGCCTCAGACCACCCGCACCCGCATCACCGGTGTCATCACTCGTGGGCCGCTGCAGTACGTTCTGCTGGACACTCCCGGTGTGCACAAGCCTCATAACAAACTTGGTAAGCGGATGGATAAGACAGCCAGCGACTCCATCGCTGATGTTGATGTGTCCATGATGCTGTTCGAGCCTTATGGTGCCCTGAACGAGTCAGAGATGGTTCTGATCGAGGCCCTGAAAAAAGGCGGTCCGGCGATCGCGGTCATCAACAAGACCGACCTCGTCAAAGACCCGGCGGACCTTGAGGCCCGCAAGGCGGAGCTGAAAGCGCTGGGCGTGTTCGACGACGTCTATACGGTCAGCGTCCGCGATAACGACCGCTGCGAAGAATTATTCGATGCTCTGAGCCGCTATGCAGTGGAAGGCCCTCACTATTTTGACGATGACGCTTACACCGATATGCCCGAAAAGGAGCTTGTGGCGGAAGTTATCCGGGAAAAGGCACTGCTTTATATGAGGGACGAGATCCCGCACGGCATCGCGGTCGTGGTCGAGCGCTTCAAAGAGCGCCCCGGTACAGACCTTGTGGACATCGACGTGAACATTTACTGCGAGCGGGAGAGCCACAAGGGAATGGTCATCGGAAAGGGCGGCGCGATGCTGAAAAAGATCGCCAGCGCAGCCCGCACCGACTGCGAAGAGTTCCTCGGCTGCCGTGTCAATCTGCAGTGCTGGGTAAAGGTCAAGGCAGACTGGCGTGATAACGAATTCATGCTCAACAACTTTGGCTTCAAGCAGCAGCCCAACCGCTGA
- the ybeY gene encoding rRNA maturation RNase YbeY, translated as MSNKVLITNSQKAIKVPSGLRILIRRACNAVLEYEHFDDPAEISVTFVDNAAIAELNNQYRNKPMPTDVLSFPLGENGVYDVDENNGCKMLGDIVISMERAQEQATLYGHPLQREVAFLTVHSMLHLLGYDHENGGLEAMRMREKEEAVLTQLGLPRTVSYTE; from the coding sequence ATGTCCAATAAAGTTTTGATCACCAATTCCCAGAAAGCCATCAAGGTTCCCTCGGGCCTTCGCATCCTCATCCGCCGCGCCTGCAACGCCGTGCTGGAATACGAGCACTTTGATGACCCGGCAGAGATCAGCGTGACCTTCGTGGATAACGCTGCCATTGCCGAGCTGAACAATCAGTACCGCAACAAGCCAATGCCCACCGATGTGCTGAGCTTCCCGCTGGGTGAGAATGGCGTCTATGATGTAGACGAGAACAACGGCTGTAAGATGCTGGGCGACATCGTCATCAGCATGGAGCGCGCACAGGAGCAGGCAACGCTCTACGGTCATCCGCTGCAGAGAGAGGTCGCGTTCCTGACGGTTCACTCGATGCTCCATCTGCTGGGCTATGACCACGAGAACGGCGGTCTGGAAGCCATGCGGATGCGCGAGAAGGAAGAAGCCGTCCTCACGCAGCTGGGCCTGCCCCGCACGGTGAGCTACACGGAATAA
- a CDS encoding PhoH family protein: MAEKSIELDSVEIAAAVFGNCDRNIRMLEKEFSVTAVCRGTMLRISGEPANVAAAARAVEGMLLLIENHTPLEDQTVRYCLSLAHDGEEKRVRELTEDFVTVTVKGRPIRPKTLGQKEYLNAIRNNAITFGVGPAGTGKTYLAVAMAVKAFKAKDVSRIVLTRPAVEAGEKLGFLPGDLQQKVDPYLRPLYDGLFDMLGAETYERLVEKQIIEVAPLAYMRGRTLDDSFIILDEAQNTTPEQMKMFLTRMGVGSKVVVTGDVTQIDLPDRTRSGLVDALQVLKGVNGIAQCYFTEKDVVRHRLVQEIIKAYEAAAHPSKH; encoded by the coding sequence ATGGCAGAAAAGAGCATTGAATTAGACAGTGTGGAGATCGCAGCCGCCGTATTCGGGAACTGTGACCGAAACATCCGAATGCTGGAGAAGGAGTTCTCGGTAACAGCGGTATGCCGCGGCACGATGCTACGCATCTCGGGCGAACCGGCAAATGTCGCCGCCGCTGCCCGCGCGGTGGAGGGGATGCTTCTCCTTATTGAGAATCACACGCCTCTGGAAGATCAGACGGTGCGCTATTGCCTGAGCCTTGCACACGACGGCGAAGAAAAGCGCGTCCGGGAGCTGACCGAGGACTTTGTGACTGTGACGGTCAAGGGCCGCCCCATCCGTCCCAAGACGCTGGGCCAGAAGGAATATCTCAACGCCATCCGAAACAACGCCATCACATTCGGCGTCGGCCCGGCGGGTACCGGCAAGACCTATCTTGCCGTTGCAATGGCAGTCAAGGCTTTTAAGGCAAAGGACGTCTCCCGCATCGTGCTGACCCGCCCGGCGGTAGAGGCAGGCGAGAAGCTGGGCTTTCTGCCGGGAGACCTACAGCAGAAAGTAGACCCCTATCTGAGGCCTCTGTATGATGGCTTGTTCGATATGCTGGGTGCGGAGACCTACGAGCGTTTGGTAGAAAAGCAGATCATCGAAGTGGCTCCGCTGGCCTATATGCGCGGCCGGACACTGGATGATTCCTTCATCATTCTGGACGAAGCTCAGAATACCACCCCGGAACAGATGAAGATGTTCCTGACCCGTATGGGCGTCGGCTCCAAGGTCGTCGTCACCGGCGATGTCACCCAGATCGACCTGCCCGACCGCACCCGCAGCGGCCTTGTGGACGCATTGCAGGTGCTCAAGGGTGTGAACGGCATCGCACAGTGCTACTTTACCGAAAAAGACGTGGTGCGTCACCGTCTGGTGCAGGAGATCATCAAGGCCTACGAGGCAGCAGCGCACCCTTCCAAACACTGA
- a CDS encoding helix-turn-helix domain-containing protein gives MSREPTRAAILIRESRKRAGLTQQALAEKLGITTSAVCNYESGASFPKAEMVFGLCDILDLTPRDLFECE, from the coding sequence ATGTCTCGTGAACCCACACGCGCAGCGATCCTTATCCGTGAATCCCGAAAGCGTGCGGGACTTACACAGCAGGCACTTGCAGAAAAGCTTGGCATTACCACCAGTGCAGTCTGCAATTATGAAAGCGGTGCAAGTTTCCCCAAAGCAGAGATGGTCTTCGGTCTTTGTGATATTCTTGACCTTACGCCCCGCGACTTGTTCGAGTGTGAATAA
- the queA gene encoding tRNA preQ1(34) S-adenosylmethionine ribosyltransferase-isomerase QueA produces the protein MLKRDFWYDLPKELIAQEPACPRDAARLMVLNQKDDSIQHHIFRDLPEYLEPGDLLVVNNSKVLPARIVGVKQPTGAVCELLLLRQVKGDQWECLAKPGKRMQPGTKVSFGDGSLTAIVDETLEDGNKFVTFYYDTETLYEKLDEFGKMPLPPYITKQLEDQSQYQTVYAKELGSAAAPTAGLHFTPELMDTIRAKGVNITEVTLHVGLGTFRPVQEDEIADHKMHSEWYSVSEETAKLIHDTKAAGHQVIAVGTTSCRTLEAVAAKYGEIRACSGNTDIFLYPGVKFNCIDGLITNFHLPESTLIMLVSALYGYEKTMAAYKVAVQERYRFFSFGDAMFIRGGNDPEDKK, from the coding sequence ATGTTAAAAAGAGATTTTTGGTATGATTTACCCAAAGAGCTGATCGCACAGGAGCCTGCGTGCCCCCGCGACGCGGCCCGGCTGATGGTTTTGAACCAGAAGGATGATAGCATCCAGCACCACATCTTCCGCGATCTGCCCGAATATCTTGAGCCGGGCGACCTGCTGGTGGTCAACAACTCCAAAGTCCTGCCGGCCCGTATCGTGGGCGTCAAGCAGCCCACCGGCGCGGTCTGTGAGCTGCTGCTCCTGCGTCAGGTGAAGGGCGACCAGTGGGAGTGCCTTGCAAAGCCCGGCAAGCGGATGCAGCCCGGCACCAAGGTCAGCTTCGGCGACGGCAGCCTGACGGCCATCGTGGACGAGACGCTGGAGGACGGCAATAAGTTTGTCACCTTCTATTATGACACCGAAACGCTCTACGAAAAGCTGGACGAGTTCGGCAAGATGCCGCTGCCGCCCTATATCACCAAGCAGCTGGAAGACCAGAGCCAGTACCAGACCGTCTATGCCAAAGAACTTGGCAGTGCTGCCGCCCCCACGGCGGGCCTCCACTTCACACCGGAGTTGATGGACACCATCCGCGCCAAGGGCGTCAACATCACAGAGGTGACGCTGCACGTCGGTTTGGGCACCTTCCGCCCCGTGCAGGAAGACGAGATCGCCGACCACAAGATGCACAGCGAGTGGTACTCCGTCAGCGAGGAAACGGCAAAGCTCATCCATGACACCAAAGCTGCGGGCCACCAGGTCATCGCCGTGGGCACCACCAGCTGCCGCACGCTGGAAGCTGTCGCCGCAAAGTATGGTGAGATCCGAGCTTGCAGCGGCAACACCGACATCTTCCTCTATCCCGGTGTTAAATTCAACTGCATCGACGGTCTCATCACCAACTTCCATCTGCCCGAAAGCACCCTCATCATGCTCGTGTCGGCCCTCTATGGCTACGAAAAGACGATGGCCGCATATAAAGTGGCTGTTCAGGAGCGTTACAGATTCTTTTCTTTTGGCGATGCGATGTTTATACGAGGCGGGAACGACCCGGAAGATAAAAAGTGA
- the asd gene encoding aspartate-semialdehyde dehydrogenase yields the protein MDKQYKVGVVGATGMVGQRFVTLLENHPWFKLTTLAASGRSAGKTYEEAVGSRWAMTTPMPESVKKMVVLDASKVEEVASQVDFIFCAVNMPKAEIKALEEAYAKAECPVVSNNSANRFTPDVPMVVPEINADHIEIIPSQRKRLGTKRGFIAVKSNCSLQSYVPALHPLMKDFGVSKALVCTYQAISGAGKTFDRMPEIIDNVIPYIGGEEEKSEREPLKLWGHIEGDQIVNAEKPVITAQCFRVPVSDGHTAAVFVSFEKKPSKEEILKAWAEFRGPAQELELPSAPKQFLHYFEENDRPQPKLDRNTEHGMAVCIGCLREDTLFDYKFACMSHNTLRGAAGGAVMLAELLAAKGYFD from the coding sequence ATGGATAAACAGTATAAAGTGGGTGTTGTCGGTGCGACCGGTATGGTGGGCCAGCGTTTCGTTACTCTGCTCGAAAATCACCCCTGGTTCAAGCTGACGACTCTGGCAGCTTCCGGCCGGAGCGCCGGGAAGACCTATGAGGAAGCCGTCGGCTCCCGCTGGGCTATGACCACTCCGATGCCGGAGAGCGTCAAGAAGATGGTCGTGCTGGATGCCTCCAAGGTGGAGGAGGTCGCCTCTCAGGTGGACTTCATCTTCTGTGCCGTCAATATGCCCAAGGCCGAGATCAAGGCTCTGGAGGAGGCTTACGCTAAGGCAGAATGCCCCGTCGTCTCCAACAACAGCGCCAACCGCTTCACCCCGGACGTCCCGATGGTCGTGCCGGAGATCAACGCCGACCACATCGAGATCATCCCCTCTCAGCGCAAGCGTCTGGGCACCAAGCGCGGCTTTATCGCGGTCAAGTCCAACTGCAGCCTGCAGAGCTATGTCCCCGCCCTGCACCCCCTGATGAAGGATTTCGGTGTCAGCAAGGCGCTTGTCTGCACCTATCAGGCTATCTCCGGCGCAGGCAAGACCTTTGACCGGATGCCCGAGATCATTGACAACGTCATCCCCTACATCGGCGGCGAGGAAGAGAAGAGCGAGCGCGAGCCGCTCAAGCTGTGGGGACACATCGAGGGCGACCAGATCGTCAACGCTGAAAAGCCGGTCATCACCGCTCAGTGCTTCCGTGTGCCGGTCTCCGACGGCCACACCGCCGCTGTCTTCGTGAGCTTCGAGAAGAAGCCCAGCAAGGAAGAAATCCTCAAGGCATGGGCGGAGTTCCGCGGTCCCGCACAGGAGCTGGAGCTGCCCAGCGCACCCAAACAGTTCCTCCACTACTTTGAGGAGAACGACCGTCCCCAGCCCAAGCTGGACCGCAACACTGAGCACGGCATGGCGGTCTGCATCGGTTGTCTGCGGGAAGATACCCTGTTTGACTACAAGTTTGCCTGCATGAGCCACAACACCCTGCGCGGTGCGGCAGGCGGAGCTGTGATGCTGGCCGAGCTGCTGGCAGCCAAGGGCTATTTCGATTGA
- the dapA gene encoding 4-hydroxy-tetrahydrodipicolinate synthase: MKNPVFTGAGVAIITPMYEDGSINFDELGRIVEDQIARGTDAIVICGTTGECSTMTDEEQLAAIKYTVDLVNHRVPVIAGAGSNDTDHGCALAAKSAACGADALLLVTPYYNKTSQAGLVAHFTAMAEAGGIPVILYNVPSRTGLNIAPETAKELSKHPLINGIKEASGNIGQVAKIAALCGDELNIYSGNDDQVVPLLSLGGKGVISVVSNVKPELVHNCCKAWFDGDTAKARALQLEMLPLCDALFCEVNPIPVKYAMNVLGWEAGECRLPLVEPSDAHKEQIEQALQAAGVIKE; this comes from the coding sequence ATGAAGAATCCTGTTTTTACCGGTGCAGGTGTTGCCATCATCACCCCGATGTACGAGGACGGCAGTATCAATTTTGACGAGCTGGGCCGCATCGTTGAGGATCAGATCGCCCGCGGCACCGACGCCATCGTCATCTGCGGCACCACCGGTGAATGCTCTACCATGACCGACGAAGAGCAGCTGGCCGCCATCAAGTACACCGTGGATCTCGTAAACCACCGTGTGCCGGTCATCGCCGGTGCCGGTTCTAACGATACCGACCACGGCTGTGCTCTGGCCGCAAAGTCTGCTGCCTGCGGTGCAGACGCCCTGCTGCTGGTGACTCCCTACTACAATAAGACCTCTCAGGCTGGTCTTGTGGCCCACTTTACCGCAATGGCTGAGGCCGGCGGTATCCCGGTCATCCTGTACAATGTGCCCTCCCGCACCGGCCTGAACATCGCCCCCGAGACGGCCAAGGAGCTGAGCAAGCACCCCCTCATCAACGGCATCAAGGAGGCCTCCGGCAACATCGGTCAGGTGGCGAAGATCGCAGCCCTCTGCGGCGACGAACTGAACATCTACTCCGGCAACGACGATCAGGTGGTGCCTCTGCTGTCTCTGGGCGGTAAGGGCGTCATCAGCGTCGTCTCCAACGTCAAGCCGGAGCTGGTGCACAACTGCTGCAAGGCATGGTTCGACGGCGACACGGCAAAAGCCCGCGCACTGCAGCTGGAGATGCTGCCGCTGTGCGACGCTCTCTTCTGTGAGGTCAATCCCATCCCGGTCAAGTATGCCATGAACGTGCTGGGCTGGGAGGCCGGTGAGTGCCGCCTGCCCCTCGTGGAGCCGAGCGACGCTCACAAGGAGCAGATCGAGCAGGCCTTGCAGGCTGCGGGAGTCATCAAGGAATAA
- the dapB gene encoding 4-hydroxy-tetrahydrodipicolinate reductase, protein MTDIIIQGIGGRMGHVLCEMIAQREDCRVVAGIDMKDGELNGIPVYDSLDKLDGKGDVVIDFSAPAAVEKALPYCEAHKLPIVVCTTGLSEELQLKIVQLSRSIPVFKSANMSMGINVLSELCKRASAILGANYDIEIVEQHHHNKLDAPSGTALMLADAINEENNGAYHYVYDRSAVRQKRDPKEIGISAVRGGSIVGDHEVLFCGPDEVITLRHTAYSRNIFANGAINAAVYLAKKEPGLYNMSNMIAEM, encoded by the coding sequence ATGACCGATATTATCATTCAGGGCATCGGCGGCCGGATGGGCCATGTGCTGTGCGAGATGATCGCCCAGCGGGAGGATTGCCGCGTCGTGGCCGGTATCGACATGAAGGACGGCGAGCTGAACGGCATCCCTGTATACGACAGTCTGGACAAGCTGGACGGCAAAGGTGATGTCGTCATCGACTTCAGCGCCCCGGCGGCAGTCGAGAAGGCACTGCCCTACTGCGAGGCTCACAAGCTGCCCATCGTGGTCTGCACCACCGGGTTGTCCGAGGAGCTGCAGCTGAAGATCGTCCAGCTCTCCCGCAGCATCCCGGTGTTCAAGAGTGCCAATATGTCCATGGGCATCAACGTCCTGTCCGAGCTGTGCAAGCGCGCTTCGGCCATTCTGGGTGCAAACTATGACATCGAGATCGTCGAGCAGCACCATCACAACAAGCTGGACGCTCCCAGCGGTACGGCTCTGATGCTGGCCGACGCCATCAATGAGGAGAACAACGGCGCTTACCACTACGTCTATGACCGTTCTGCCGTCCGTCAGAAGCGCGACCCCAAGGAGATCGGCATCAGCGCCGTGCGCGGCGGCAGCATCGTGGGTGACCACGAGGTGCTGTTCTGCGGCCCGGACGAGGTCATCACCCTCCGCCACACGGCATACTCCCGCAATATTTTTGCAAATGGCGCGATAAATGCTGCCGTTTACCTTGCAAAAAAGGAGCCGGGCCTGTACAATATGAGTAACATGATCGCAGAGATGTAA
- a CDS encoding CapA family protein, protein MAKHAKHAAPPRRRRSAQKHTLHKGVTLYTLGVLLVAVSALLSLRLWPRRIVDAVPPATEVESPAVSEELVVPEPQPVVTTLCFSATGDNLIHAPIYSQAARRAAEGEGYSFDYCYANLLDFYAQQDINWINQETLCSKELAPSTYPCFSTPGECAEALYRAGFRVFSLSNNHTYDKGAAGIAATLRFWETMPEDVITTGLWKGEADYGRIPIQTVDGVKIAYLSYTEHTNGIPRNSKMTANIIYTSQQDVMEQQVRAARQEADFVVVGVHWGVEDSHNITQAQRTLAQSLADWGADVIIGTHPHVLQDAEWRTAADGRNVFVAYSLGNFLSTQSKPDQLIGAVLTLGLEQTVEPDGSVRCAVRGPKLHVTVTHYDAGKSNVRTYLFRDYTPELAKAHGVRAAYPNFGYDYIRQTAQTYINSEFLELA, encoded by the coding sequence ATGGCCAAGCACGCAAAGCACGCAGCCCCTCCCCGCCGTCGGCGTTCCGCCCAAAAGCACACCTTGCATAAGGGCGTCACCCTGTACACACTGGGGGTCCTGCTGGTGGCCGTATCGGCGCTGCTCTCTCTGCGCCTCTGGCCCCGCCGCATCGTGGATGCAGTTCCTCCGGCAACGGAGGTGGAGTCCCCTGCTGTTTCGGAGGAGCTTGTTGTGCCTGAGCCGCAGCCTGTCGTCACGACATTGTGCTTCTCGGCTACAGGAGACAACCTCATCCATGCGCCCATCTATTCGCAGGCCGCCCGGCGGGCTGCAGAGGGCGAAGGATACAGCTTCGATTACTGCTACGCGAATCTGCTTGATTTCTATGCACAGCAGGACATCAACTGGATCAATCAGGAGACGCTCTGCAGCAAAGAGCTTGCGCCCTCTACCTACCCCTGCTTCTCGACTCCCGGCGAGTGCGCCGAAGCGCTTTACCGGGCAGGCTTCCGGGTGTTCAGCCTCTCGAACAATCACACCTACGACAAGGGGGCTGCGGGCATTGCCGCCACCCTCCGGTTCTGGGAGACGATGCCCGAAGATGTGATCACCACCGGCCTGTGGAAGGGCGAGGCGGACTATGGCCGCATCCCCATCCAGACCGTGGACGGCGTAAAGATCGCGTACCTCTCCTACACCGAGCACACCAACGGCATCCCCCGGAACAGCAAGATGACCGCAAACATCATCTACACCAGCCAGCAGGATGTCATGGAGCAGCAGGTGCGGGCGGCCCGGCAGGAGGCCGATTTTGTGGTGGTCGGCGTACACTGGGGCGTCGAGGACAGCCACAACATCACGCAGGCACAGCGCACCTTAGCTCAGTCTCTGGCCGACTGGGGCGCGGATGTGATCATCGGCACCCACCCGCACGTTCTGCAGGACGCCGAATGGCGCACCGCAGCCGATGGGCGGAACGTCTTTGTGGCCTATTCGCTGGGAAATTTCCTGAGCACCCAGAGCAAGCCCGACCAGCTCATCGGCGCGGTCCTGACGCTGGGTCTGGAGCAGACCGTCGAGCCGGACGGCAGCGTCCGCTGCGCGGTGCGCGGCCCGAAGCTCCATGTGACAGTGACCCACTATGACGCCGGAAAGTCCAACGTCCGCACCTATCTGTTCCGGGATTATACGCCGGAGCTTGCAAAGGCCCATGGCGTCCGCGCTGCCTACCCAAACTTCGGATACGATTACATCCGCCAGACGGCACAGACCTACATCAACAGCGAATTTTTGGAGCTTGCATAA
- a CDS encoding ACT domain-containing protein, translating into MYGVSKINIEPSLMMISVQDAEFKGNTMARYLQIFADTGVVVDMISQSAPHGTSMDFSFTASSSDLPLVMKAISAANLDKDAKASPLISVGYSKLNLFGEEMVTSCGVAARALNALAMAGIEVLLITTSDLDISLLVRSENEDAAYEVLKKAYEL; encoded by the coding sequence ATGTACGGTGTTTCCAAAATCAATATCGAGCCGAGCCTGATGATGATCAGCGTGCAGGACGCCGAGTTCAAGGGCAACACGATGGCCCGTTATCTGCAGATCTTCGCCGACACCGGCGTTGTGGTGGATATGATCAGCCAGAGCGCCCCCCACGGTACCAGCATGGACTTCAGCTTCACGGCATCCAGCAGCGATCTGCCGTTGGTGATGAAGGCCATCTCTGCCGCGAATCTCGACAAGGATGCCAAGGCCTCTCCCCTCATCAGCGTGGGCTACTCCAAGCTGAACCTCTTCGGAGAAGAGATGGTCACCAGCTGCGGTGTTGCCGCGCGTGCCCTGAATGCTCTGGCAATGGCAGGCATCGAGGTGCTGCTCATCACTACCAGCGACCTTGACATTTCCCTGCTTGTCCGTTCCGAGAATGAGGATGCGGCCTATGAAGTCCTGAAGAAGGCTTACGAGCTGTGA
- the tyrS gene encoding tyrosine--tRNA ligase, producing MTLYEELKARGLVAQITDEEIIDLINNGKATFYIGFDCTADSLTAGHFMALTLMKRLQMAGNKPIALIGGGTTMIGDPSGRTDMRKMLTKEDIAHNAACFKKQMEKFIDFSEGKALMLNNADWLLNLNYVELLRDVGACFSVNNMLRAKCYEQRMEKGLSFLEFNYMIMQSYDFYYMFQHYGCNMQFGGDDQWSNMLGGTELIRRKLGKDAYAMTITLLTDSQGKKMGKTAGNAVWLDPNKTSPFEFYQYWRNVGDADVMKCIRMLTFLPLEQIDEMSTWKDQRLNEAKEILAFELTKMVHGEEEANKAQNAARALFSGAAGDTEHMPGTQLTEADLTDGAIGILTLMVKAGLAASNGEARRLVVQGGVLVDGEKVAAPTASFTAEQLSKGIVIKKGKKVYHKVSL from the coding sequence ATGACTCTGTACGAAGAACTGAAAGCACGCGGTCTGGTGGCCCAGATCACCGATGAGGAGATCATCGACCTCATCAACAACGGCAAGGCTACCTTCTACATTGGCTTCGACTGTACCGCCGACAGCCTGACCGCCGGACATTTCATGGCCCTGACCCTGATGAAACGCCTGCAGATGGCAGGCAACAAGCCCATCGCCCTCATCGGCGGAGGCACCACCATGATCGGCGACCCCTCCGGCCGCACCGATATGCGCAAGATGCTGACCAAGGAGGACATTGCCCACAACGCTGCCTGCTTCAAGAAGCAGATGGAGAAGTTCATCGACTTCTCTGAGGGCAAGGCCCTGATGCTGAACAACGCCGACTGGCTGCTGAACCTGAACTATGTCGAGCTGCTGCGCGATGTGGGCGCCTGCTTCTCCGTCAACAATATGCTGCGTGCCAAGTGCTACGAGCAGCGCATGGAGAAGGGCCTGTCCTTCCTTGAGTTCAACTACATGATCATGCAGAGCTACGACTTCTACTATATGTTCCAGCACTACGGCTGCAATATGCAGTTCGGCGGCGATGACCAGTGGAGCAATATGCTGGGCGGCACTGAGCTGATCCGCCGCAAGCTGGGCAAGGATGCCTACGCTATGACCATCACTCTGCTGACCGATTCTCAGGGCAAGAAGATGGGTAAGACCGCCGGCAACGCCGTCTGGCTCGACCCCAACAAGACCAGCCCCTTCGAGTTCTATCAGTACTGGCGCAACGTCGGCGATGCAGATGTCATGAAGTGCATCCGGATGCTGACCTTCCTGCCGCTGGAGCAGATCGATGAGATGAGCACCTGGAAAGATCAGCGCCTCAACGAGGCCAAGGAGATCCTTGCCTTCGAGCTGACCAAGATGGTCCACGGCGAGGAGGAGGCCAACAAGGCGCAGAACGCAGCCCGCGCACTGTTCAGCGGCGCTGCCGGAGACACCGAGCATATGCCCGGCACCCAGCTGACCGAGGCCGACCTGACCGATGGTGCCATCGGCATCCTGACCCTGATGGTCAAGGCTGGTCTGGCTGCTTCCAACGGCGAGGCCCGCCGTCTGGTTGTGCAGGGCGGCGTTCTGGTGGATGGCGAAAAGGTCGCTGCCCCCACGGCAAGCTTCACCGCCGAGCAGCTGTCCAAGGGTATCGTCATCAAGAAGGGCAAGAAGGTCTACCACAAGGTGAGCCTGTAA